In one Solanum lycopersicum chromosome 11, SLM_r2.1 genomic region, the following are encoded:
- the LOC101255158 gene encoding LOW QUALITY PROTEIN: uncharacterized protein (The sequence of the model RefSeq protein was modified relative to this genomic sequence to represent the inferred CDS: deleted 1 base in 1 codon), with the protein MTASAPLSHTFCTLRFPSSSSKAARTSIPQCSQCTHHNFSLNKQCETTKFALSRWNPILVNYTRRSSAKTCLSFQDSASEASDDEDNLSELEMSKDVAEEKYPSRLKPLMQVCKEAILVGDVKLISEIEAVISSVDKERDDMTQKVSALSADINSGKEKYIHLQADFDNYRKRSENEKLRIRANAKGEIIESLLPMVDNFERAKRQIKLKTEMEKKIDASYQGIYKQSVEIMRSLRVAVVPTLGKPFDPAV; encoded by the exons atgacAGCTTCGGCTCCTCTTTCTCACACTTTCTGCACACTTCGATTCCCTTCTTCGTCTTCTAAAGCAGCAAGAACCTCAATTCCTCAATGTTCTCAATGTACCCATCACAATTTCTCCCTCAACAAACAATGTGAAACCACTAAATTTGCTCTATCTAGATGGAATCCAATACTAGTGAACTATACCAGACGTTCCTCGGCGAAAACCTGCCTCTCATTCCAAGACTCTGCTTCGGAA GCAAGTGATGATGAGGATAACCTCAGTGAATTGGAAATGTCAAAAGATGTAGCAGAAGAGAAATATCCATCTAGATTGAAGCCCCTCATGCAAGTTTGCAAGGAGGCCATCCTAGTTGGAGACGTAAAGCTTATTTCAGAAATAGAGGCGGTCATATCCTCGGTAGATAAGGAGAGAGATGACATGACTCAAAAAGTATCTGCTCTATCAGCAGATATCAATTCtggaaaggaaaaatatatcCATTTGCAAGCAGATTTTGATAATTATAGGAAAAGATCTGAGAATGAGAAATTAAGAATTAGAGCCAATGCT AAGGGGGAAATAATTGAGAGCCTCTTGCCCATGGTTGATAACTTTGAGAGAGCTAAGCGACAGATCAAACTAAAAACAGAGatggaaaagaaaattgatGCAAGCTACCAGGGAATATACAAACAATCCGTTGAGATAATGAGGAGTTTGCGCGTTGCTGTTGTTCCAACTCTTGGCAAACCATTTGATCCCGCG
- the LOC101255453 gene encoding chromatin structure-remodeling complex protein BSH codes for MKPQSASSSLKNPVKFRMPTAENLVPIRLDIEIDGQRFKDAFTWNPNDPDSEVVVFAKRTVKDLKLPPAFVTQIAQSIQSQLTEFRSYEGQDMHTGEKVVPIKLDLRVNHTVIKDHFFWDMNNFESDPEEFARTFCEDMKIEDPEVGPAIAIAIREQLYEIAKQSVASARESRANKKGRRGMEHPSASKVGLPALDLGKLFSIKSSVVRKKRDADAYEPIVDHLSNEEVDALEAKEERSAR; via the exons ATGAAACCACAATCGGCATCTTCTTCACTGAAGAACCCAGTGAAGTTCAGAAT GCCAACAGCTGAGAATCTTGTTCCTATCCGTCTCGACATCGAAATTGATGGCCAAAGATTTAAAGATGCTTTTACTTGGAACCCCAATG ATCCTGACTCAGAGGTGGTGGTGTTTGCGAAGAGAACTGTGAAGGATTTGAAACTTCCTCCTGCTTTTGTCACTCAGATTGCTCAATCCATTCAG TCACAGTTGACAGAATTTCGGTCATATGAAGGACAAGATATGCACACTGGCGAGAAAGTTGTTCCCATCAAG CTTGACCTCCGAGTAAATCACACAGTTATCAAGGACCACTTTTTTTGG gaCATGAACAATTTTGAGAGTGATCCTGAAGAATTTGCACGAACATTTTGTGAAGATATGAAAATTGAAGACCCAGAAGTTGGA CCTGCAATTGCCATAGCAATTAGAGAACAGCTTTATGAG ATTGCAAAGCAAAGTGTCGCATCCGCGAGAGAAAGCAGGGCTAATAAGAAAGGACGCAGAGGAATGGAACATCCCTCAGCCAG TAAAGTAGGTTTGCCTGCACTGGACCTGGGCAAGCTATTTAGCATAAAATCAAGTGTCGTCCG GAAGAAGAGGGACGCTGATGCATATGAACCAATTGTCGATCACCTGTCAAATGAAGAGGTGGATGCCCTCGAGGCTAAGGAAGAGAGGTCTGCTCGGTGA